The proteins below come from a single Triticum aestivum cultivar Chinese Spring chromosome 5D, IWGSC CS RefSeq v2.1, whole genome shotgun sequence genomic window:
- the LOC123121930 gene encoding ETHYLENE INSENSITIVE 3-like 3 protein, which produces MDQLALLATEFGDSSDFEVDGINENDVSDEEIEPEELARRMWKDRVRLRRIKERQQRLALQQAELELEKSKPKQISDQAMRKKMARAHDGILKYMLKLMEVCNARGFVYGIIPEKGKPVSGASDNIRAWWKEKVKFDKNGPAAIAKYEAEHLVDADAQSSVVKNEHSLMDLQDATLGSLLSSLMQHCNPPQRKYPLEKGTPPPWWPAGNEEWWAALGLPRGQIAPYKKPHDLKKVWKVGVLTCVIKHMSPNFDKIRNHVRKSKILQDKMTAKESLIWLGVLQREERLVHGIDNGVSEITHRSAPEDRNGTRNAHSSSNEYDVDGFEEAPLSISSKDDEQGLSPAAQSSEEHVSRRDRERANTKHLYQAVVLKEGTKKQPPKRKRARHSSVAVEQEVQRTDDAPENPGNLIPDMNRLDQVEIPGMANHQITSFNQMAVTSEALQHRGNAQGHVYLPGSGVNGFDNAQPVDATPVSIYQPVLYGSSDNARSKSGSPFPLHANSGFNSFPSNYQTLPPKQSVPLPMMDHHVVPMGIRAPADNSPYGDHVIGGGSSTSVPGDMQHLVDFPFYGEQDKFVGSSFEGLPLDYISMSSPIPDIDDLLLHDDDLMEYLGT; this is translated from the coding sequence ATGGATCAGCTGGCTCTGCTCGCGACGGAGTTCGGAGATTCGTCCGACTTCGAGGTCGACGGCATCAACGAGAACGATGTCAGCGACGAGGAGATTGAGCCGGAGGAGCTGGCCCGGCGAATGTGGAAGGACAGGGTCAGGCTCAGGAGGATCAAGGAGAGGCAGCAGAGGCTAGCCTTGCAGCAGGCTGAACTGGAGCTGGAGAAGTCCAAGCCCAAGCAGATATCCGACCAGGCCATGCGCAAGAAGATGGCCAGGGCGCACGACGGGATCCTCAAGTACATGCTCAAGCTGATGGAGGTGTGCAATGCCCGTGGGTTTGTCTATGGGATCATCCCTGAGAAAGGGAAGCCTGTGAGTGGTGCGTCGGATAATATTAGAGCTTGGTGgaaggagaaggttaagtttgatAAGAATGGTCCGGCAGCGATTGCAAAGTACGAGGCCGAGCACTTGGTGGATGCTGATGCTCAGAGTAGCGTTGTCAAGAACGAGCACAGCTTGATGGATCTCCAAGACGCCACTCTGGGCTCACTGCTTTCATCATTGATGCAGCACTGTAATCCACCGCAGCGCAAGTACCCCCTGGAGAAGGGCACTCCGCCCCCATGGTGGCCTGCGGGGAATGAAGAGTGGTGGGCTGCCTTGGGCCTTCCAAGGGGACAGATTGCTCCTTACAAAAAACCTCATGACCTTAAGAAGGTTTGGAAGGTCGGGGTGCTTACATGTGTTATTAAGCACATGTCCCCTAACTTTGATAAGATCAGAAACCATGTTCGCAAATCCAAAATCTTGCAGGATAAAATGACTGCAAAGGAGAGCCTGATTTGGTTGGGAGTCCTACAGAGAGAGGAAAGACTTGTGCACGGTATTGACAATGGCGTCTCAGAGATTACTCACCGCAGTGCTCCAGAAGACAGAAATGGAACTAGGAACGCACACAGCAGCAGTAATGAGTATGATGTTGATGGTTTTGAGGAGGCTCCTCTTTCAATATCATCTAAAGATGATGAGCAAGGTCTTTCTCCAGCTGCACAATCCAGCGAGGAGCATGTCTCCAGAAGAGACAGAGAAAGGGCGAACACTAAACATCTTTATCAGGCTGTTGTTCTTAAGGAAGGAACAAAAAAACAACCACCAAAGAGAAAAAGAGCACGTCACAGTTCCGTTGCTGTTGAGCAGGAGGTACAAAGGACTGATGATGCACCAGAAAATCCAGGAAATCTGATTCCCGATATGAACCGACTGGACCAAGTAGAGATTCCAGGCATGGCTAACCACCAGATTACAAGCTTCAATCAGATGGCCGTTACAAGTGAAGCTTTACAACACAGAGGAAATGCTCAAGGGCATGTTTATCTTCCTGGGTCTGGGGTTAATGGCTTTGATAATGCCCAACCTGTGGATGCTACTCCTGTAAGCATATATCAGCCTGTACTTTATGGAAGTAGTGATAATGCCAGGTCAAAGTCTGGAAGCCCCTTTCCACTGCATGCCAATTCTGGTTTTAATAGTTTTCCCAGTAACTATCAGACTTTACCTCCGAAACAATCAGTGCCATTACCTATGATGGATCATCATGTGGTTCCCATGGGTATCAGGGCACCAGCTGACAACAGTCCTTATGGTGATCATGTGATTGGTGGTGGAAGTTCAACTTCTGTCCCTGGAGATATGCAACACCTCGTAGATTTTCCATTCTACGGTGAGCAAGATAAGTTTGTTGGCAGTTCTTTTGAGGGGTTACCTTTGGACTATATCAGTATGAGCAGCCCGATCCCAGATATTGATGATTTGCTGCTGCATGATGATGATTTAATGGAATACCTGGGAACATAA